In Opitutales bacterium, the genomic stretch ATTCAACCAGGCGATCTGTGTGTGGCCCCGTTTTTCGGACGGGCGTTTGGTGAGGGTAATGTCGTTTTTGATCATGGATCTATTTTATCACCGATTGATGATTTGTCTTATACCAGATCTGTCATCGCTCTATGCAGGATCTGCATTGGCAAATTCGCTCAAGATCCATTGCTTGATTCAGAATGGACCTCAAAAAACTCAACTACTTGCTCGCTGTGGCTGAGGAGCTAAATTTCAGCAAAGCCGCACGTCGACTCGGAGTGAGTCAGTCTATGGTAAGCCGAGCCGTGAAGGAAATTGAGGATACAGTGGGCGAAAAGCTCTTTTTCCGCGATGCCAGTAGTATCGCACTCACCCCGGCAGGCGAAGCGTTCATCCCTAGAGTAGATGAAGCGTTGCTAACGATCGAAGAAGGCCTCAAGGAAATGCGTGAGGCATCGGCCCGCTGTGAAACTCAGATCGATATCGGCTATCTACCATCCTCTTACGACACATTTGTCGGCGATGTCATAAATGTGTTTCGTCAGACCTTCGCCTCGACACAGCTTACCCCTCACCCAATGGATGCAGGTCCGATGGTAGAAGCTCTGCGCGCAGGAAAAATCAACATCGCCTTTATCGGGCATATCTGCGCGGAGCTAGAAAAGGAATTCGATGTATTTAAACTGTGGCGCATCCCCTTGGTTATTGTCTTGGGGGCTCAACATCCATTGGCCAAGAAAGAGCGTCTAGAATTGAGCGAGCTGGCGGAACTACCCCTGATATCCCTTGACAGTGAAAACTTCCCTGGACGCCACGCCTTGATCCTCCAGGCCTTGCGTACCGCTGGTGTGAATCCAGCAGAAATTCGCCAAGTGGACGGTCCCTTGACCGCCCTAGCTCATATCGCAGCCAGCGACGTGTTCTCCCTGATGCCGAGTGAAGTCGAGAGCATCGCGACTCAGCATGTGCGTTTTATCCCCCTCAAGGATCCAGGTCCTAGCGTGGATTTCTATGCTCTGGTCCGTCGTGATGAAGCACGAAAATCGGTGCTCACTCTGCTCAATGAATGTAAACGGATCGTGGAAGCCAAGTAGCATAGGATCTGGTTAGCCTATGCCACCTTACCGAGCGCGTCGAAGTGGTTGAAACACAGTGTCTGTGAATACAAAAGCTAAAGATCGAATGCTAAAGCTGAGGTATGTTTATCTCAGGTATATTCTGATATCCGTAGCAACGCTTTCAACTTATACCGGACTCAGACGGATATTCGATTTTCAGCTGGGACTACTCAGCCTAAAGGATGAAGCGCTGGACTTGTTTTTCCCATTGTTTATCGCATATCTCGTCAGCTACCTTGGGCTGCGGCGACCACTTAAAATCTACAAGACCTCCAATCGCTCAAACAATCGTCATGAAAATAATGCCATGCTAGCATGGCTTGCAATCTCCTGTCCGTTGATCGTGAGCCAATTTTATGTCAAGGCTGCGGCATTCGAATTAGTTCCGATTCAGGACGTGAGCGAACTTAGGGATTTTCCACAGGAAAAGAATTTTGA encodes the following:
- a CDS encoding LysR family transcriptional regulator encodes the protein MDLKKLNYLLAVAEELNFSKAARRLGVSQSMVSRAVKEIEDTVGEKLFFRDASSIALTPAGEAFIPRVDEALLTIEEGLKEMREASARCETQIDIGYLPSSYDTFVGDVINVFRQTFASTQLTPHPMDAGPMVEALRAGKINIAFIGHICAELEKEFDVFKLWRIPLVIVLGAQHPLAKKERLELSELAELPLISLDSENFPGRHALILQALRTAGVNPAEIRQVDGPLTALAHIAASDVFSLMPSEVESIATQHVRFIPLKDPGPSVDFYALVRRDEARKSVLTLLNECKRIVEAK